A window of the Helianthus annuus cultivar XRQ/B chromosome 4, HanXRQr2.0-SUNRISE, whole genome shotgun sequence genome harbors these coding sequences:
- the LOC118491138 gene encoding ethylene-responsive transcription factor RAP2-3-like, with protein MAFQTFSSNHADPICIPDWQDEEDLQLPENLLQDVHDILENFPPETSTGGSSSTTHDSPPSAVNDSDDVVLGTKVQPPECNKTSKKQKTSSGCGKKAPADWTRYRGIRRRPWGKFAAEVTNPMKKRTRMWLGTFDTPEEAAFAYDKAAFELHGSRAKLNFPLLICSDDRNPTVASKLSQSQEPSSSTSARITHRKKQKKNESDQPEPPSITTSATEEEAGSECDSLWNFQSDIIISDGFMPAGEVEVAAAEVVDLDLDLNWELNIDTSIFEQILDEDMEQPPSTTSVEVADDLEWDVLLENMVEPPMTIGEPVEVTCDSPSEIRIDTSIFESIFGDNMADQPSIPTEGGSELYSLWNCQMDIVTPPSSSYATAVTTEEVVW; from the coding sequence ATGGCATTCCAAACATTTTCCAGCAATCATGCTGACCCGATCTGCATCCCCGATTGGCAAGACGAAGAAGATCTCCAGTTGCCCGAGAATCTTCTACAAGATGTACACGATATCTTGGAAAACTTCCCACCGGAAACTTCAACCGGCGGCTCAAGTTCAACAACCCACGACAGTCCTCCGTCTGCAGTAAACGATTCAGACGATGTTGTTTTGGGAACCAAAGTGCAGCCGCCGGAGTGTAATAAAACTTCAAAGAAACAGAAAACATCATCTGGTTGTGGAAAAAAGGCGCCTGCAGATTGGACAAGGTACAGAGGAATTCGCAGGCGGCCGTGGGGGAAGTTTGCAGCTGAGGTTACTAACCCGATGAAGAAACGAACGAGGATGTGGCTTGGAACGTTTGATACGCCGGAGGAAGCTGCGTTTGCGTATGATAAAGCTGCCTTTGAGCTTCATGGCTCACGAGCCAAGCTGAACTTCCCTTTATTGATCTGTTCTGATGATCGGAATCCTACAGTGGCTTCTAAGCTGTCACAATCTCAAGAGCCTTCCTCTTCCACGTCAGCTAGAATAACACATCggaaaaaacaaaagaaaaatgagTCTGATCAGCCAGAGCCGCCATCAATTACCACCAGTGCCACTGAGGAGGAGGCTGGAAGCGAGTGTGACTCGTTGTGGAATTTTCAATCGGATATAATTATTTCCGATGGCTTTATGCCCGCCGGTGAGGTAGAGGTTGCTGCGGCGGAGGTGGTTGATTTGGACTTGGACTTGAATTGGGAGCTCAATATCGATACATCTATTTTTGAGCAAATTTTAGATGAAGACATGGAGCAGCCACCGTCAACCACTAGTGTAGAGGTGGCTGACGACTTAGAATGGGATGTTTTGCTGGAAAATATGGTTGAGCCACCAATGACTATTGGTGAACCAGTGGAGGTCACCTGCGATTCACCTTCGGAAATCCGTATTGACACATCTATATTTGAGAGCATTTTTGGGGACAACATGGCGGATCAGCCAAGTATCCCGACGGAGGGCGGAAGTGAGCTTTACTCACTGTGGAATTGCCAAATGGACATCGTAACACCGCCGTCATCCAGCTACGCCACCGCTGTCACAACAGAGGAAGTTGTTTGGTGA
- the LOC110901798 gene encoding uncharacterized protein LOC110901798 — MEDDTSPTLTSTQPLSLVTIRNPVPLSSVQLFNQNTTIDPAGVQYPLDLPAVREEIKSFYSEDDPEKRKLPYIQGYPLPRNIEEYLKIKAQQADDISKRDTEGKSDKEIQRNYQYLLSKVRNLEHFSKVFCQKLSEKYDESMRNYYLEYIIAYKKYKAEKYQYKEWTISELQEETVRIQKMIQDNVKQTPPVWANYKKNVTRWREEKVFATYKKLEELRKRDPTAPKMLDYPEAVVPVKQQKLPIRRPTAPHARILYQISKEKQMDELTKEDKAQEDYIIKMVFQTFTEEKQDSAESKL, encoded by the exons ATGGAAGATGACACTTCCCCAACTCTAACATCTACACAACCACTGTCCCTTGTCACCATTCGAAACCCTGTTCCATTATCTTCAGTTCAACTCTTCAATCAAAACACTACCATTGACCCTGCAGGAGTACAATATCCTCTAGATCTTCCAGCAGTCAGGGAGgaaatcaaatccttctactctgaagatgaTCCTGAAAAGAGGAAACTCCCATATATTCAAGGTTATCCTTTGCCAAGAAATATAGAAGAATATCTCAAAATAAAGGCCCAACAAGCAGATGATATATCTAAAAGAGATACAGAGGGAAAGTCTGACAAAGAGATTCAAAGAAATTATCAATACCTGCTTAGTAAAGTTAGAAATTTAGAGCATTTCTCAAAAGTCTTTTGTCAGAAATTATCAGAAAAATATGATGAAAGCATGAGAAATTACTATCTTGAATACATAATAGCATACAAGAAGTATAAGGCAGAAAAGTATCAATACAAAGAATGGACCATCAGTGAACTGCAAGAGGAGACAGTGAGAATTCAAAAGATGATTCAAGACAACGTAAAGCAAACTCCTCCGGTTTGGGCCAATTacaagaaaaat GTTACAAGGTGGAGAGAAGAAAAGGTGTTTGCTACCTACAAAAAGTTGGAAGAGTTAAGGAAGAGAGATCCCACTGCTCCTAAAATGCTTGATTATCCGGAAGCAGTGGTTCcagtcaaacaacaaaaattgcCAATCAGGAGACCCACTGCTCCACATGCTAGAATCCTTTATCAAATAAGTAAAGAAAAGCAGATGGATGaattaacaaaagaagacaaGGCCCAAGAAGATTACatcatcaaaatggtttttcagaCATTTACAGAAGAAAAACAAGACTCAGCAGAatctaaactttaa